A single genomic interval of Terriglobia bacterium harbors:
- a CDS encoding zf-HC2 domain-containing protein, whose translation MQVSCHEIWREISNYLDHDVDPGLRERMEQHFAHCRHCAALLDSTHNVLVLIGDNRAFALPADFSRRLYTKFAAHLASSR comes from the coding sequence ATGCAAGTGAGCTGTCACGAGATCTGGCGCGAGATCTCGAACTACCTCGATCACGATGTTGATCCCGGGCTGCGTGAGCGGATGGAGCAGCACTTCGCCCACTGCCGCCACTGCGCCGCGCTGCTCGACAGCACCCACAACGTCCTCGTCCTCATCGGCGACAACCGCGCTTTCGCCCTCCCCGCCGACTTCAGCCGGCGCCTCTACACCAAGTTCGCCGC